A single region of the Lycium barbarum isolate Lr01 chromosome 2, ASM1917538v2, whole genome shotgun sequence genome encodes:
- the LOC132629033 gene encoding uncharacterized protein LOC132629033: MRRQTDLVVSCGEVLKAKSHVVVYTKERDEDEESVGSSYHVTVQDERDTLSPIRVGEELEALDEKRLEAQQSLECYQARLSRAFNKKVRLRSFQVGDQVLAVRRPIIISHKSGSKFTSKWDGPYVVQEAYTSGAYKLIDTDGLHIGTINGKFLKMYYS; encoded by the coding sequence ATGAGGCGGCAAACGGATCTTGTGGTCTCATGTGGAGAAGTGCTAAAAGCAAAGTCGCATGTTGTGGTCTACACCAAGGAGcgggatgaagatgaagaaagtgTTGGCTCTTCATATCACGTTACTGTACAAGATGAAAGGGATACTTTATCTCCAATAAGGGTTGGTGAAGAGTTAGAGGCCcttgatgagaaaaggctggAAGCTCAGCAAAgccttgaatgttatcaagctcGTCTTTCCCGTGCTTTCAATAAAAAGGTTCGCCTGAGGTCCTTCCAAGTTGGTGATCAAGTCCTGGCGGTAAGAAGACCTATTATCATATCTCATAAATCTGGAAGCAAGTTCACTTCAAAGTGGGATGGGCCATATGTTGTCCAAGAAGCCTATACAAGTGGTGCTTACAAGCTTATAGATACAGATGGCTTGCATATCGGTACTATCAATGGAAAATTCTTGAAGATGTACTATTCTTGA
- the LOC132627628 gene encoding argininosuccinate lyase, chloroplastic, which translates to MESLSTSSSSSLTTSPIFSPSKHALIPKPQNLSFSLPKSNARLALLICAAQQMNNSPPVPSKEVKLWGGRFEESVTDAVEKFTESISFDKGLYKQDIMGSKAHATMLAKQGLMTDNDRDTIIKGLEEIEGQIEAGQFVWRPDREDVHMNIEAALTDLVGEPAKKLHTARSRNDQVATDFRLWCRDAIDTIISRIKNLQIAMVKLALQNEGLIVPGYTHLQRAQPVLLQHLLLTYVEQLERDAGRLLDCRARLNVCPLGACALAGTGLPIDRFMTSDALGFTAPMRNSIDAVSDRDFVLELLSANSITAVHLSRLGEEWVLWASEEFGFLTPSDSVSTGSSIMPQKKNPDPMELVRGKSGRVIGDLVSLLVLCKGLPQAYNRDLQEDKEPVFDSVKAIVGMLEVSAEFAQNVSFNRERIQKSLPAGHLDATTLADYLVKKGIPFRTSHDIVGRSVALCVARKCELQHLRLDELNSLHPIFDKDVYEFLGVENSIKKFSSYGSTGSECVAGQLDYWIDKLSIST; encoded by the exons ATGGAGTCACTGTCaacctcctcctcctcttctctGACAACATCCCCCATTTTCTCTCCATCCAAACATGCCCTTATCCCTAAACCCCAaaatctctctttctctctccctaAGTCCAATGCTCGCCTAGCATTGCTCATCTGTGCCGCGCAACAGATGAACAACTCACCACCAGTACCCTCAAAGGAGGTGAAGTTATGGGGTGGGCGTTTTGAGGAGAGTGTTACTGATGCTGTTGAGAAGTTTACTGAGTCTATTTCGTTTGATAAGGGTCTTTACAAACAGGATATTATGGGTAGTAAAGCTCATGCCACAATGCTTGCAAAACAg GGATTGATGACTGATAATGATAGAGATACTATCATAAAAGGTCTTGAAGAGATAGAGGGGCAAATTGAGGCAGGTCAATTTGTATGGAGGCCGGATAGAGAGGATGTGCATATGAACATTGAAGCAGCGCTTACTGATTTAGTTGGGGAGCCTGCCAAAAAGCTTCACACTGCCCGGAGTAGAAACGATCAAGTTGCAACTGACTTTCGCTTGTGGTGCCGTGATGCTATTGACACAATCATTTCACGCATTAAGAATCTTCAG ATCGCAATGGTTAAACTAGCTCTCCAGAATGAGGGTCTTATTGTTCCTGGATATACTCATCTGCAAAGGGCCCAACCTGTTCTGTTGCAACACCTTCTTTTAACATATGTTGAACAG CTTGAGCGTGATGCTGGTCGCTTATTAGATTGTAGAGCAAGGCTGAATGTCTGCCCTCTAGGTGCATGTGCATTAGCTGGCACTGGTCTTCCCATTGATAGGTTTATGACTTCTGATGCATTGGGATTCACTGCCCCCATGAGGAACAG CATTGATGCAGTTTCCGATCGAGATTTTGTGCTGGAGTTACTTTCTGCCAATTCCATCACTGCTGTTCATCTCTCTCGCCTGGGTGAAGAATGGGTATTGTGGGCATCTGAAGAATTCGGCTTCTTGACTCCTAGTGATTCTGTTTCCACTGGAAGCAGTATAATGCCCCAAAAGAAGAATCCAGATCCAATGGAGCTTGTTCGTGGAAAATCTGGTAGAGTCATAGGGGACTTGGTTTCACTTCTTGTGTTGTGCAAGGGACTTCCTCAAGCTTACAACCGGGATTTGCAG gaaGATAAGGAGCCTGTATTTGACAGTGTCAAGGCAATAGTTGGGATGCTCGAGGTATCAGCAGAGTTTGCGCAGAATGTTTCCTTTAACCGAGAGAGAATACAGAAGTCTCTACCAGCTGGTCATCTTGATGCCACTACACTTGCTGATTACCTTGTGAAAAAG GGAATACCTTTCAGAACTTCTCATGACATAGTTGGGAGGTCTGTCGCTTTATGTGTTGCAAGAAAGTGCGAGCTTCAACACCTTAGGCTTGACGAGTTGAACAGTCTACATCCGATATTTGACAAGGATGTCTACGAATTTCTGGGGGTTGAAAATTCAATAAAGAAATTCAGCTCGTATGGCTCCACAGGTTCAGAATGTGTTGCCGGTCAGCTTGATTATTGGATTGATAAGCTTAGCATCAGCACATAG